The Flavobacterium commune genome contains the following window.
TTTCGGCGGCAATTTTTTGCATGATTTTATCACTTAACCATTCCTCAAGTGGACAAACGGCAGCTGGATTTCCGGAAAAAACGCTTTTAGTGAAGGCATCAATTTGATATATTTTCATCTTATAGTTGTTGTTTGATTAATGTACCCAGACTTTTGAGGCTGTGCTCGACTTTTTCATCCCATTTTATGGCAAAATTCAATCGCATACAATTGTTGTATTGATCGTGTTGCGTAAACATTCTTCCCGGAGCAAAACCTATTTTATGCTGTACAGCAATGTCATATAAGACTGCAGTATCAATTTTTGGATCTAGCTCTAGCCATAATACAAATCCGCCCTGTGGTTTAGAAATTTTAGTATTTTCGGGAAAATATTCTTCAATAGTGCGTTGAAAAAACAAATAGTTATTATATAACGTATTTCGTAATCCTCTTAAATGATGTTCGTAGCGGCCATATTCCATAAAATCAGCAATTACTTCCTGAAAAAGAGGCGGACTCGACATGGTATGCAATAGTTTCTTTCGAATTAATTTTTCTTTGAACTTACCGGGTGAAACCCAGCCCACACGATAACCCGGAGCTAAGGTTTTAGACACCGAACCACACCACATGACAATCCCAGCTTCGTCAAAAGCTTTGCAAGGTTTTGGTCGGCTGGGACCAAAAAATAAATCACCATATAAATCGTCTTCTATCAAAGGAATATTATGCTTTGTAAGCAAACGAACCACTTCTTTTTTGTTTTCTTCAGGCATGCAACTTCCCAAAGGATTGTTGAAATTGGTGACAAAACAACAGGCTTTTATTTTAGGTAGTACTTTTTTTAAATCTTCGATGGCCACACCTGTAACAGGATGCGTAGGAAGTTCAATAATATTTAACCCCAGTGATTTTATCATTTGCAAAATACCAAAATAAACAGGACTTTCAATGGCAACCGTATCTCCGGGATTAGTTACAGTTATTAAAGAATAAAATAGCGCATTTAGTGCTCCGGAGGTAGTTACAATATCATCTTCTGTCAAATGGCCATCCCAGGTAAAAGACCATTTGGCAATATTTCTCCTCAAATTGATGTTTCCCTGTGCTGGTTCGTAGCCTGTTCCGCTGTCTTCTAAATTGCGTAATACTTTTATAATACCTTTGTTGAGTTTAGCAATGGGCAGCATACTTTTATCCACAACTCCCAGTGAAAACT
Protein-coding sequences here:
- a CDS encoding aminotransferase-like domain-containing protein, translating into MSKEILYLKIAKIIEEQIATGTLKTGEKLPSIRTVQKIYNVSINTVKQAFLELESKSLIESRPKSGYYVSRAFNTRLALPSINKLHLSDKEKTPEDLIGKVFNTLTNKDFTQFSLGVVDKSMLPIAKLNKGIIKVLRNLEDSGTGYEPAQGNINLRRNIAKWSFTWDGHLTEDDIVTTSGALNALFYSLITVTNPGDTVAIESPVYFGILQMIKSLGLNIIELPTHPVTGVAIEDLKKVLPKIKACCFVTNFNNPLGSCMPEENKKEVVRLLTKHNIPLIEDDLYGDLFFGPSRPKPCKAFDEAGIVMWCGSVSKTLAPGYRVGWVSPGKFKEKLIRKKLLHTMSSPPLFQEVIADFMEYGRYEHHLRGLRNTLYNNYLFFQRTIEEYFPENTKISKPQGGFVLWLELDPKIDTAVLYDIAVQHKIGFAPGRMFTQHDQYNNCMRLNFAIKWDEKVEHSLKSLGTLIKQQL